CCGCCGGGCTTGAGTTGCTCGACGAGCGGCGGCGGAATATGGCTCGCGGCGGCGGTTACGATGATCGCGTCGAACGGCCCATGCTCTTTCCAGCCGTGATAGCCGTCGCCCACCGTTACATGGACATTCTTGTAGCCCACGCGTTCGAGGCGTTCCGCGGCCTGCTCGCCGAGTTCCGCCACGATTTCGATCGTGTAGACCTCTTTCACAAGTTCGGCCAGCACCGCCGCCTGATAGCCTGACCCCGTGCCGATCTCGAGGACCACGTCGTCCCCTTCCGGCTGCAACATCTCCGTCATATAGGCGACAATGTACGGCTGCGAGATCGTCTGGCCGTAGCCGATGGGCAGGGGCCGGTCGGAATAGGCCGCGTGGACGGAAGCGTCGGGCACGAATGCGTGGCGCGGCACGGTGCGCATCGCTTCAAGCACACGCCTATCGCGTACGGCGGTGCGGCTCCACGGCGCGTCCTCGCCGATCTGCTTTCGCACCATCTCTTCGCGCTCGGCGCGATAGGCGGCGTTGGCGTCTGGGGGATCGGCGGCGGGCGCATACACGTTTGAGAAAGCGCACAAGGCTGCGACAACGGCTGCTATTGCATGTTCCGGTTTACGCATCACGCTGCATCCTCGCCACCATCACACCACCACGCGCGCGAATTGTCAACCCCGGAAATACGACGACACGACCTCGTCTACGGCTGTTCGACGAGTCCCGCGTAGACGGCTGCGCGCACGTTTCGCGGCGCAAACGGCTCAAGCACAATGGCGTTCTGCCCGGCTTGCAGGTGCGCGGTCACGTCGAGGCGCAGCGGGCGCCCAATAAACCCACCCACGTACGCGCCGTTGAACGTCACGCGCGCGGCGGCCTCCGGGGCGACGCCATCCAATTCGAGAAATACGCGGCTTGCGGTCCGGTCCACCGAAGCGGGCAATTCCACGTGACCGTAGAACGGGTCGCCTTTCACGGGGCTGAGCGTGAGCATCGCGCCGCCAGGCCGGCCCCAAGGGCCTCCGCCAAAGGGTGCAACGGCTATGGCATCGGCCCAAGCGCTGTCGTCGAACCCCGTGTTCAGCCAGCCCTCCGGTTCTTCGGCGGCCACCTTCCAGGTCGTGTCTACTGGGACAATCAGCGGGTCGCCCTGCTCAAACCCTACGAGGAGCACGCCCAGCACGCCGGCGGGGTTCGGGGCTTCGCCTCCATTCTCCGCGCGCAAACCGAGCACGTTGTCTCCCTCGCGCAGGTGCGCGGCGACGTCAATCTCGAGCGGCGCCTGCCAGCCACGGCCCGCGTCATTACCCGCAGCCGCGCCGTTGACAATCAGCGTCATCGAATTGTCCACCGCGCCGCGAAACAGGGCGGTGGTTACCTTCTGTCCCGCTGGCAGCACAATCACCTTACGGAAACACCGCACGCACGGCGCCACGTTCAGGCCGTCCCCCGCCTCGGGGTGCCAGACCCAGGAAAGCCCCTCGAAAACCGCGGCCTCGCCGGTCTCGTCCTTAAGTTCCGGCTCGGGCAATTCGGGCGTGGGATCGCGCACGACGGCCAGCGTGGCCATGGGCTCCGACTGCGGGTCCAACCGCGGCGGCAAAGGCCGCGCCTCGGGCTGAAACACGAGCAGCACACTCTCATTCGGTTCGAGCGAAAGCGCGAGGTCGACGGAATCGCCGTCGCGTGTGAATGGGACCGTCGTGATTTCATTGCGCATGGCGTCCCAGCATTCCGGCACACCCGGCGCGGTGATGCGGAACCGGAACCGGCGGGGCGCGTCATTCACGTTCTGATTGGTGACAAAGAACAGGTGACGGTCCAGCTTGACCCGGTGCAGCACGTGCAGCCAGTGGTCCGTTTCGCCCTCGATCACTTCGAGGGTCGCATGCACGCCCGCGTCTCCGGCGAAGACCCGGTGCAAGTCTTCCGGCGAAGGCACCTCGGGCAGCAGATACGAACGCCCGCCCGCGTCGTTCGTCTTGCACACCCCGAGGCCGGGCTGCGCCGCATTGCCCCAGACGGCCTCGCACAGCGCCTGGATTTCCTGCGCGGTGCGGCCCAGTGTCGCCGATTTCGAGGGAAGGAAACCGTATCCCACGACGATACCGCCCGCGTCAAAGAAGGCTTTTGCCTTCTCGAGCGCGCCCGCCGGGATGACCTCGACGGGCGGCACGATGAGAATGCGGTAGCTTTCTTCGCGCAGGCGCAACGCGTTGCCGTCGACGGTCGCGTCCATTTCGAGCACTTCATAGGGCATCCAGTCGCAATCGTAGAGCGCGTCCTGGAGCGCCTCGCTCATGTATTCCGGCCGGACCGATTCTCCGGCGTGGTAGCTGCCGCCGAGAAACAGCAGCGCCACGGGGCATACGTGCCGGCCGCCCGTCAGCATCACGCTCAAGCGGCTCGTATAGTCGGCGAACACGCGATACAGCGGCCACCGCGGCTCGAAACCGTTGTTGTAGAAGTAGGGCGGGCAGTCCGTGTCGTACGGCGACCGGGGATTGAACGAATGGGGAATCAGGAAACTCACGCCGCTGACGTGCATGTGGTCGGTCCACCACTTCATTTCGGGATAGGTCAGGTCCTGTCCGCGCGCGCCGAAAATCTCGACCATCGCGATGTCGTCCTTCTTGCCGTACATGTGCGATATCGAGCTGCCGAGTTTCGGCGTTTGCCAGCAGGGCGCGTCGTGGGCGACCCGCTTGCCCATCGCGAACTGCGCGAACACCGCGTCGATCCCGCCGAAGTCCGTGTATTTCATGACCTGAAACATGTTGCCCGCGCAAAGGTCCGGGTTCAGGTAGCAGTCCCGATGTTCAAGGAAATGCCCGATCGAGACCACGCCGTGCTCGCGGCACCACTGCGAGATGCCGCCGTACATGGTCCTGCCCCAGGCTTCCGCCAGTGCATCCTGATACTGGTATTTCGCGGCGGCCTGTTCCTCGCCCGCAAGCCCGGCCTTCCACGCGACCAGCGCCTTTTTCCAGTCCGCGCCCCGTTCCGCAAGCACCGGAAACACCTCGGTGCCCCAATCGCCGTGCGTCTCCGGTTCATCGAAGAAGAACCCCGCGATGTCCTTGCCGAAATCGTCCGGGAACCGGTCGTAATGCGGCTGATACACCGTCCGAAGATACCAGTCCACGCAGTCGCGGCTCGCGCCATCGACAACGATGCGGCCCCGGCTCGGCGCCCAGGAGAAGCCCATGACGCGCCAGTTCCCCGCAGGCGCCTCCCAAGTCAGCTTGCCGTCCACGACGGCGCCGGTGAGATCGGCCAGGCTGCTGCCGTCGATTCCCGCGTCCGTGACGAGGCCCGCCAGAGTCGCAACGTGGTTCTCGCTGACCCAATCCGCTTCCGCGAGTTGCGCGGGCCCGGTCACGTCGACAGTCTTCATGACGAGGCGTTTGCAGCCGTATTCCGGCGGGACCTTGCCGCCAACCTCGCCGCTCGGCCACCATTTCTCGTCGAAAATCCACATTTTCAGGCCGTGTTGCTTGGCCGCTTCGAGGCAGATGGCCAGGTCGCGCCACCAGCCCTCGCCGAGCCAGTCGCTGTGGGGCCGCGATTCCGTCGTGAAACAGCCATTGCCGCCCTCGGCAACCTTGCCGACGTACATCTCGAGCAGTTCCTTGCTCTCGTCGCCGTGCAGCCAGAACAGCGGTCCGGTAAGCCGCCGCGCCTCCACTGGCAACTCGCGGAATTGTTTCTCGAGTGTCTCGAAGGTCATTTCATCGGCGATGGCGCCGATCGAGACAGGGAAAAGGGGAATCACCATAAGCAAGACCCGGACTACGTGCGATTTCACGGGAAGCATCCTCCATACAGCCCGCGCTTGCGCCGGCGCGCATTTGCGGGGCTTCCATCAATGCAATATGGTACCAACCCGGCGCGCTCGATACCAAGCGCGCGAAAAGGCAAAAATCGGGTCCCGCCAGCGGTGGCTCCGCTGTTCCCGTGGCGATTGCGCGCTTGCCCGTTGTGCCCGAGCCTGCGCCCGGCCGGCAGATCACCCCATCAGGTCCGCGGCGCGTTTATAGCTGGGCGCGAGGGCGCGGTAGGCCGCCTGGAACTCGGGGAACCAGCGGTCGTAGACCCGCGCGTTCTCCTCGTTGACGGGGCACTCGTCCACGACGCGAATGATGGCATCACAGGCTTGTTCGACGGACGCATACATGCCCGTGGCGACTGCCGCGAGGATGGCGGCGCCGTAGCTCGGGCCTTCGTCGACGTTTATCGTGCAGAACGGGACCCGGTGCGTGTCAGCCATGATCTGGCGCCAGAGCGGGCTGCGCGCGCCGCCGCCGGATGCGCGCACTTGCGTGGCGGGCACGCCCATCTCGCGGATGATTTCGAGGCTGTCGCGCATGCCGTACGCGACGCCTTCGAGCACCGCGCGGGCCATGTAGGCCTTGGTATGGCGCAGGGACAAACCGATAAACGCGCCGCGCGCGAAGGGGTCCTTGTGCGGGGTGCGCTCGCCGCTGAGATAGGGCAGGAACAGCAGGCCCTCCGCACCCACGGGCGCGCGCGCGGCCTCAGCCGTGATGTATTCGTAGGGGTCTCTGGCGGTTTCGAGCGCAACGGCGCGTTCGAGGGCGCACAGCGTGTTCCGGAACCATTGCAGCGAGCCGCCCGCGCTGAGCATGACGCCCATGACGTGCCATTTGCCGGGCACGGCGTGGCAGAAGGTATGCACGCGTCCCCGCGGGTCCATGGTCACTTGGTCCGCAAAGGCAAAGGTGACGCCGCTTGTGCCCAGGGTCGATGAGATGACGCCGGGCCGCACGATGCCGCAGCCTACGCCGCCCGCGGCCTGGTCGCCGCCACCAGCGACCACGGGGATGCCCGCGGGCAGGCCGGTCTTGGCGGCCGATTCGGCGGAAAGCCTGCCCGTAATCTCGGGGCCTTCGTAGGCCGCCGGCAGGAAGGCAACGTCGATGTCCAGCAAGGACAACAATTCCCTGTGCCAGGAGCGGTTTTTGACATCGAAGAGCAGGGTGCCCGAAGCGTCGGCCACGTCCGTCGCGAACTCGCCCGTCAAGACGAGGCGGATGTAGTCCTTGGGCAGCAGGACCTTGGCCACTCTCTCGTAGTGTTGCGGCTCGTTTTCACGCAGCCAGAGTATCTTTGGCGCGGTGAAACCGGTCAATGCCGGATTCGACACCATTTCGATGAGCCGCCGCTCGCCCACCTTCGCCGTGATGTCGCCGCACTGTTTCGCCGTGCGCTGGTCGCACCAGAGGATCGCCGGGCGCAGCACCTCGTTCTTCGCGTCGAGAAAAACGGAGCCGTGCATCTGGCCCGTCAGGCCGAGCCCCTTTACCTCCTCCGTATCGATGCGCGCAGAAAGCTGCGACAATGCCTCGATGGCGGCGCGTTTCCAGGCTGCCGGGTCCTGTTCCGCCCAGCCGGGTCTCGGGCTGTGCAGCGAATATTCGACGGTAGCCGAAGCCAGCAGTCTGCCGGCCTCGTTCATGGCGATGGCTTTGGTGCCGCTCGTTCCGACGTCCAGGCCCAGCACGATGCTCATGTGCAGTCTCCTTCCCGCACCGCTCCCGCGTTGCCGCATGCGGGCAGCATATCCGAGGGGTACGGCCGGAATCCATGCCGCGGGAACCGCGGTGGGAAATGCGAACCGGAGGAACGGGCCGGAAGCGCCGCGGCTACAGCGCGGCGAGGTCTTCCTGGGGCGCGCCGCCGAGTTCGAGGTAGCGCCGGTAGCTGGCCCGGGCGCCGTCCAGATTCTCCAGTCCGGCGTAGCCGCGCGCGAGATAGAGGTGGACCGGCGGCACGCTTCCGAGAAACGGGGCGGCCTCCTGCAACAGCGACACGACCTTCTCAAACTCGCGCCAGCGCAGCCAGAGCGGGCATTGCAGTTCGATCAGCTCCTGCAGGTAGTACTGCGCGTTGCAGTTGCGCGGGTCGATCCGCAGCGAAGCGAGAAACTGCCGCGCCGCTTCCGGGCCGATGTTCAGCCCGCCATAGTACTCGCGCAGTCCGGCGAAGTCTTGTTTGCGCGACTGGTGGCGCCGTTCCAGGGCTGCCAAGGCTTCGAAGGGAGGCAGCCGGTCTTCGCGCATCGCGCGCGCCGGGTTTTCGACAAGGCCTTCGAGCAACGCCAGCGATTCGGCCACGGTGGACTGATGCAGCACCTTGGGCGCCTCGAATTCCGCCCACGGCCGGTCATCGGTCATGACACGGCCGCCGCGGCAGAAGGCGTCGACGCCGCTCTTGCTCATAACGAACGAGGCCAGCACCTCCTCAAGGTCACAGAGGCGCGCGTCCGCGAGCGCCTGCTGCACTTCGGGTCTTTCCAATCTCGCCTTCGCCTTTTCGTAGTCGAGATAGAGCGGCTGATTGGAGCCGATCAGAAACAGGTCGGCATTGACGAAAAAGGCGCAGTACTCGGGAAACGCCGTTGTGAACGTATAGGTCAGGGAACGCACGACCTCGGGGTTCAGGCTGTGCAGGGGCACCCATTGCGAAACGAGGCCGCCGGGGCGCAGCCGGCGGAGGCACAACTCGTAATATTCGCGCGTGTAGAACGCGGACACACCCGCCACGGCGGGCGGCATGGGCTCAAACGTGATTACGTCGTATTCGCGCGCAGCCGTGAGCAGGAAATTGCGCCCGTCGTCGATCTGGAACCGCACCTTGGGGCTTTCCAGCACGTTCAGGTTGTCCACGGCGAAATAAGGCGCGGCTTCGAGCACGTCAGGCGCAATTTCGACCGCGTCGATGCCACTGAAATCGCCGAGCGCCAGCGTGCCCGCCGTAATGCCGGAACCAAAGCACATGAACAGCACATCGCGCGGGTCGCGGTCGAACAGGAGGGGCAACACGCCTTGCAGCCGGTTCATGCGCACGCCTTTCTCAATAGAAGCGGTCGCCTGCACCCGGTTGATCCACAGGACGCGGTTAGCGCCCCCGGTCTCGTCTTCCGGTTCGCTTACCGCGACGACGCCCTCGACGCCCTCCCGATAGAACAAGACCCTGTGGTCCGCGGGGATATAGCCCACGCTGAGCGCGCGGCTCACGTCACCGGGCAGTGACGCCCACGCGGCCACGAGCAGCGGCGCGAGAATGAGCAGCAGCACCGCCCAGCGGTGCCGTGCGGAAGTCTCAGGGCATGCGCGCATCAGGTAGACGCCGCCCGCGACCAGCACGGCGGCCAGCAGCAGCACGCTGTCGTGCGCGCCAAGCAACGGCAACAGCAGGAACCCGCCCGCGACCGCGCCGAGCACGCCGCCGATGGTGTTGGCTGCGTACACGCGGCCTACGTCGCGGCCCAGGCTGGCGCGCACCCCGCCCAGCGCCTTCACCGCGAGCGGAAACACCATGCCGGAGAGAAACGTGGGCACAAACAGCACCATGAACGAGAGCCGGAATTCCCCGGCAACCAGACGGACCCAGTCCTGCCCGCCGGTCCGTTGGAACGCAAACACGCGGTCGGGCAAGGACGCGAACCAGCTCAGCGAAAAGCAACAAGCCACGCCCAGCAGCGCCACGATGCCGCCCAGCAGCGCGACGCGCCGGCCCATGCGGTCCACGAAGAACGACACGGCGAGACTTCCGAACGCAATGCCGCACAGGAGCGTGGTCAGCATGGCCGAGTAGGCGTAGGTTGTGCCGAGAAACACGAGTACGAGCAGGCGTGTCCAGACGACTTCGAGCGCGAGCATGGCGAAGCCGACCAGGCCGGCTACCGCGGCGATCTTGCGCGCGGGCGCGCTTCCGGAGGCGTCCTCCGGAGGCACTTGCGCCTCGACCCCGTTGTCCGCGCGCGTACGAGACAGAAGGCCAAAGACGACGGCGCCGAATCCGATGACGAGGTTCGCGGCGGCGCCGGCCAGCGTGGTGGTCATGTAGCCGAACGCGGGCAACAGTACAAATCCCGCGAGGAAACAGCCCACAACCGCGCCAAAGGTGTTGACGCTGTAGAGCAGCCCGATGCGCCGGCCCAGCACCACCCTTTCGTGATTGACGAATCGCGCCAGCAGCGGCAACGTGGCGCCCATAAGGAACACCGGCACGAACAGAAGCGCCGCGGACAACAGCGCGCGCAGGGCGGCGCCGGCAAGGGGCGTGCCTTGAAACAACCGCAACAGCGGCACGGCGGCCGACTCGACCGGGCCCGCGGCAAGCAAGAACAGGACCGCCCACGCGCCGATGATGATTTCGAACAGACCGTACAGGACAAGATGGCGTTCGGTGCGGTCCGCGAGCCGCCCCCCCCACGCGCTGCCCAGCCCCAGGCCGAGGAAATAGACCGAGAGCACCGTGCTCACGGCGTGCGCCGTGGCGCCGAGCACCAGCACGAGCTTGCGCGTCCAGACAACCTGATAAACAAGGCCGCATGCGCCGGAGACAAAGAAGAACGACAACACGCCCCCCAGCAGCACGATCGCCGAGAGCGAGCTTCTCGCGCGGCGCGGCGTCTGACAAGTCTCTTCCGTGTCCATGCGCAACCCTTCGTTTCTCGCGATAGTACCGGGCCGGGGCGGTGCGTGTCCAAGCCATGTGCATTCGTGCCGTATTCCCGGTCCGCCTTTTCTTTGCACGTCATGGCGGGTAGAATATTGCACACGCAATCCGGGGATGAGCCAACATGTTGCGCGGGTATGTCGTTCGAGAATCCGACGGACTTCGCGTGCCGGTGGGCGTGTCGTTGATCATCGGCCGCACGGGAGAGTGCGGACTGGTGATCGACGACAGCGCCGCGTCGCGCCGCCATATCGAAGTGTGCGCGCGCAAGGACTCTTTCGTCTGGAAAGACTTGGGCAGCACGAACGGGACGCTGGTCAACGGCGCGCGCATGCTCGCCGGGGAACTGAACCACGGAGACCGCATACAGATAGGCGAGACGGTGCTGCGCTTCGAGGCTGAACAGGCGCCGGAAGAACCGTTGGCGGGCGACGACGCAACCATGTTTCGCGAGACGATCTTCGGTCTCAAAGGCGAGGTAACCACAACGCAGCGCCAGAACAAGGCCGCGGCGCTGCTGCAGGCGTTGTACACGGTCACAAACCAAATCTCCACCACTTACGAACTCTGCTCGCTCATCAACCGCATCCTCGAGACGACGATGCGCGCCATAAACGCGCAACACGGCGCGCTGTTTCTCGCGGATCAACAGGGCGGGCTCCTGCCGTGCCCCGTATGCGGCAATGTCCACGCCATTCGCGACGGCGCGCTGCTGCCGCGCAAGCCGGGCGAGATCAAGATCAGCGAGACGGTGGCGCGGCGCGTGCTGCGCGAAGGCGAGAGCGTCCTTTATCAGGACACGGACGCGGATGGTGAATTGAGCGCCGCGGAGAGCGTGGTGGCCCTGAACCTGCGCTCGATCCTGTGCGTGCCGCTGCGCGCGAAGTCCGGTATTCTGGGCGTGCTCTATATCGACTCCAACCGGCCCAATCAGTCGTACACGGAAGACGATATGCTGCTGGCAACGTCGGTGGGCGCGAGCGCGGGCCTGGCCATCGAGAACGCGCGCATGCACCAGCAGATGCTCGAGAAGCAGCGCATCGAACAGGAGATCGCCACGGCATGGCGCATCCAGCAAGGCTTCCTCTTCAAGGATTGGCCCGCGAACGACCCGCGATTCCAGGTGTATGGAGACATGCGGCCCGCGAAGACGGTAGGCGGCGACTTCTATGATTTCGTGCGGCCCGACGAGCACACGGTGGGGCTGCTCATCGGCGATGTGAGCGGCAAGGGCGTGCCCGCCGCGCTCTCGATGGCGCAATTGCTCGCCGACTTCCGGTTGCGCGCGCGGGAAGCGCTTTCGCCCGCGGCGGTGTTGTGCGCGCTGAACGACGACCTCGTCGACCGGATGCAGTCCGGCATGTTTTGCACGGTCAGCTACTTCTTGCTCGACCTGCGCACGGGCATAGCGACCTGCGCCAACGCCGGCCACCTGCCCGCGCTGCGCGTGCGCAAGTCCGGCGCTGAGTTCTTCGCGAGCGCGTCAGGCGTGCCCGCTGGCATTCTGCCCGGTACTTCCTGGGAGGACGAACACATCCAGATTGACGCCGGCGACGCGATTCTGCTGTATACCGACGGCATCGCCGAGGCGCGCCGCACTCTGGAAGGCGACGGCGGCGCGCCGAAGACGGGGCCTGTGGGGGAATATGTGCCGGAACGCATCGCCCACATCGCGCACGAGACCCGCGGCAAACCGCCGCGCGACATGATCGAGGCGATTATGCAGGACGTGCTCGCGTTTTGCGCGCCCGGGGCGCCGCATGACGATTGCACCATGATTTCGGTAAGATACCTCGGCCATGCGTAACGAAATCCGAGTTGAACTCGCATCGGACGCGCGATTGCTGGGGTGCATTCGCAGCCTGGTCCGCGCCTACGCGGCGGGGTTGGGTTTTCCAGAAGACCGGGTCCGCGAAATCGTGCTGGCCGTGGATGAGGCGTGCGCAAACGCCATCCGGCATTCGTATGCGGGCCGGAACGACGGCACGGTGGCGCTGGCACTGAAATCAGGCGACGAGTGGATGGAACTCGAATTGACCGACAACGGGACGCCCGCGCCTTCCGAGCGGGTAACGCGGCGCGAACTGGAGCGGCCCACGCCGGACACGGCGCGGCCCGGCGGCCTGGGCGTTCAACTGATCTATGAGGTTTTCGACGAGGCCGTGTTCACGCCCGGCGCGACGCGCGGCAACCGTGTTATCATGCGCTCGCGGCGGCCTTAACGGGAGGGTTTCCGAATGGCGTTGGAGTTACAGACCGCGGAGGCGGGCGGCCGGTGCGTGATTCACGTCACGGGCGAGGTCGACCTGTACGCATCCCCGGAGTTGCGCGCGGCGATCCTGAAGGCGGTGTCTGGCTCGGGCGACGGCGTTGCGGTGGACCTGAGCCAGGTCGCTTACATGGATTCCTCCGGCGTGGCAACGCTGGTCGAGGGTCTGAAATCGGCCGGGCAGAAGAAGGTCGCCTTCTCCCTGCTGGCGCCGTCGCAGGCCGTGTTGAAAGTGCTGCAATTGTCACGACTGGATTCCGTGTTCGACATTCGGGAGTCGCTGTAGGGAAGACCATGAGTGCCATCTTGGGATATCCGGGCCGCATTGCCCTCGACGCGCTGCACGCGGGCGGAATGGTCTGCGTGCTGGTGGTCGACACGCTGAACTGGCTTCTCGTGCAGCCCCTGCGCGGAAAAGGCCTGCGCGTGCGCAGCGTCATCGAGCACTTCGTCGAGTTCGGCGTGCGCTCGATGCCGATTGTAGGCCTTATCTGTTTCCTCGTGGGCGTGATTATCGCGATGCAATCGGCGTACACGCTTGAAAAATGGGGCGCGACGAAATTCATCGCCAACCTGGTGGGCATCTCGGCGCTGCGCGAATTGGCGCCCCTGATGACGGCGGTCCTGATCACGGGCCGGTGCGGTTCCGCGATCACCGCGGAAATCGGCACGATGAAAGTGGCCGAGGAGATTGACGCGCTGCACGTGATGGGTCTCAACCCGACGAAATTCCTCATTGTCCCGAAGTTTTTGGCCATGCTGCTGGCCGTGCCCTGCGTCACCGTGCTCGCCATGTTCATCATGATTCTCGGCGGATTCCTGCTCTCGTGCAGTCCGCTCGTCGGCGTGGACCCCGTGATCTATTACGAGCAGACGGCGAATGCGCTGGTGGCCAAGGACATGGTCACGGGCTTGGTGAAGAGTGTTTTCTTCGGGATCACGATCTGTTGGGTGGGCATTTACCGGGGTTTTCAGGTGGAAGGCGGCGCGGAAGGCGTGGGCCGCAAGACCACCTCGTCCGTGGTCACCTCCATCTTTCTGATTATTCTGCTCGATTTGGTGTGGACAACCTTGTTCTATTTCGCGTGACATGGCGGCAAACAACGATAACGAAGCCATCATCGAAGTGCGTGACCTCGTCGTCAAGTACGGCGACCGCACCGTTCTGGACGGTATCAATTTCCGGGTGCGGCGCGGCGAGATATTCGTGATTCTCGGCGGCAGCGGCTGCGGCAAAAGCACGCTGTTGCGGAATCTGGTCGGGCTGATGCGCCCGTACGCGGGACAGATCCTGTTCAACGGCCGGGATTTCACCGCGATGAGCGACGAGGAGCGCACGGAAATCCGCAAGCGCATGGGCATGTGCTTCCAGGGTTCGGCGCTGTTCGGGTCCATGTCCGTCGGCGATAACGTGGCGCTGGCGCTGCGCGAACATACGCGGCTTGAGGAGTCCACCATCGAGATCATGACGAAGATCAAGCTGGAACTGGTGGGACTGGGCGGGTTCGCGGACTTCCTGCCCGCGGAATTGAGCGGCGGCATGAAGAAACGCGCTGGCATCGCCCGCGCGATGGCCATGGACCCGGAGATCATCTTCTACGACGAGCCTTCCGCGGGGCTGGACCCGATCGTGGCGGCGGGGCTGGACGCGCTGATTCGCAAGATGCAGCACACGTTCGGCCTGACCAGCGTGGTGGTTACGCATGAGATGGAAAGCGTGAAACAGATTGCGGACACGGTGTGCATGCTTGAACGCGGGCGCATCGTCGGACTTGGCGCGCTGCAGGAATTGCGGGAACTCGATCACCCCTACGTGCAACAGTTCTTCGCGCGGCGCGCGGCCGATGAATCGCAGATTGACAGCGCGGAATACCTGCGCTCGCTGACAGGCCTGGAGTAACGGAACAGAGGAACGGTACCCATGCCGGCTAAGAAACAGAATTTTGCGGCCACGGAGATCAAGGCGGGGCTCTTCGTCCTGGTGAGCGTGGCCGTGCTGGTTGCGTTTATCGTCGTCATCATGAAGATCAACCTGGCGCCGCCGGAAGTAAAGCGCTATCACACGTTCTTCAACGGCACGCTCGGCCTCAACAAGAACGCCGAGGTGCGCTTCGGCGGGGTGCGCGTCGGCCGCGTGACCGATATCCGCTATGCGGTTGCGGATGACACAGGCCGGACAATCATGGCGGCGAAGGAAGCCGAGGCGGAGGAGCGGCTGATCCGCGTGGACTTCGAGGTGTTGACGGACGTGCCGGTAAACGCCGACAGCGAGGCTTCGGTGCAGCAGACCACCTTTACCGCCGAAAGGCATCTCGAAGTGAGCACCGGCACGCCCGGCGCCGCGCCGCTCGAGGAAGACGCGTGCCTCACCTCGCTGAATCAGGCCTACGGCTTCATTCAACTGCCCGATACGGCGTCCGTGCTAAGCGAGGTCGAGAAGCTGCTGGGCGACCTGCGCGACCTGATCGGCGTGGAAGACGCGAACCAGGTCCCGCCGGGCGATGAAACGGCACCGGCGAAGGAGCAATTCCAGGTGACCCGGATTGCGGCGACGATCAAGAACCTGCTGGAAGACCTGGACGCGTTCCTGGGCGTGGACGAGGCCTTGCAGAAAGAGGAAGCCGGAGAGGAATTCATCCGCCTTACGAACATCACCGCGACGGTGAAGGGCACGCTCGAATACCTGCAGGGCGGCTTGCTCGAGGAAGAGCGCATCGCCGGCGTGCTCGATGAGGCCCAGAAACTGCTGGACCAGTTGAACGGCGTCCTGGCGGAGAACCGCGGGCCAATCAACACCGCGCTGACGGATGTCAGCCAGATCACCGGCGACGCGGCGAAAATCGTCGATGACCTCACGCCGCGCCTGACGGAAATCGTGGAGACGTTGCAGAGCCTGCTCCGAAACGCGGACGGGTTGTCCGGCAACGCCCGCGATTTCCTCGAGGATAATCGGCCCGCGCTTGAAGATATGCTGGCGGACTTGAGCGAAACGATCGGATATCTTAAGACGTTTGCCCGCACGATGGCGGA
This is a stretch of genomic DNA from Candidatus Hydrogenedentota bacterium. It encodes these proteins:
- a CDS encoding fused MFS/spermidine synthase; this encodes MDTEETCQTPRRARSSLSAIVLLGGVLSFFFVSGACGLVYQVVWTRKLVLVLGATAHAVSTVLSVYFLGLGLGSAWGGRLADRTERHLVLYGLFEIIIGAWAVLFLLAAGPVESAAVPLLRLFQGTPLAGAALRALLSAALLFVPVFLMGATLPLLARFVNHERVVLGRRIGLLYSVNTFGAVVGCFLAGFVLLPAFGYMTTTLAGAAANLVIGFGAVVFGLLSRTRADNGVEAQVPPEDASGSAPARKIAAVAGLVGFAMLALEVVWTRLLVLVFLGTTYAYSAMLTTLLCGIAFGSLAVSFFVDRMGRRVALLGGIVALLGVACCFSLSWFASLPDRVFAFQRTGGQDWVRLVAGEFRLSFMVLFVPTFLSGMVFPLAVKALGGVRASLGRDVGRVYAANTIGGVLGAVAGGFLLLPLLGAHDSVLLLAAVLVAGGVYLMRACPETSARHRWAVLLLILAPLLVAAWASLPGDVSRALSVGYIPADHRVLFYREGVEGVVAVSEPEDETGGANRVLWINRVQATASIEKGVRMNRLQGVLPLLFDRDPRDVLFMCFGSGITAGTLALGDFSGIDAVEIAPDVLEAAPYFAVDNLNVLESPKVRFQIDDGRNFLLTAAREYDVITFEPMPPAVAGVSAFYTREYYELCLRRLRPGGLVSQWVPLHSLNPEVVRSLTYTFTTAFPEYCAFFVNADLFLIGSNQPLYLDYEKAKARLERPEVQQALADARLCDLEEVLASFVMSKSGVDAFCRGGRVMTDDRPWAEFEAPKVLHQSTVAESLALLEGLVENPARAMREDRLPPFEALAALERRHQSRKQDFAGLREYYGGLNIGPEAARQFLASLRIDPRNCNAQYYLQELIELQCPLWLRWREFEKVVSLLQEAAPFLGSVPPVHLYLARGYAGLENLDGARASYRRYLELGGAPQEDLAAL
- the xylB gene encoding xylulokinase, with the protein product MSIVLGLDVGTSGTKAIAMNEAGRLLASATVEYSLHSPRPGWAEQDPAAWKRAAIEALSQLSARIDTEEVKGLGLTGQMHGSVFLDAKNEVLRPAILWCDQRTAKQCGDITAKVGERRLIEMVSNPALTGFTAPKILWLRENEPQHYERVAKVLLPKDYIRLVLTGEFATDVADASGTLLFDVKNRSWHRELLSLLDIDVAFLPAAYEGPEITGRLSAESAAKTGLPAGIPVVAGGGDQAAGGVGCGIVRPGVISSTLGTSGVTFAFADQVTMDPRGRVHTFCHAVPGKWHVMGVMLSAGGSLQWFRNTLCALERAVALETARDPYEYITAEAARAPVGAEGLLFLPYLSGERTPHKDPFARGAFIGLSLRHTKAYMARAVLEGVAYGMRDSLEIIREMGVPATQVRASGGGARSPLWRQIMADTHRVPFCTINVDEGPSYGAAILAAVATGMYASVEQACDAIIRVVDECPVNEENARVYDRWFPEFQAAYRALAPSYKRAADLMG
- a CDS encoding protein-L-isoaspartate(D-aspartate) O-methyltransferase, with translation MRKPEHAIAAVVAALCAFSNVYAPAADPPDANAAYRAEREEMVRKQIGEDAPWSRTAVRDRRVLEAMRTVPRHAFVPDASVHAAYSDRPLPIGYGQTISQPYIVAYMTEMLQPEGDDVVLEIGTGSGYQAAVLAELVKEVYTIEIVAELGEQAAERLERVGYKNVHVTVGDGYHGWKEHGPFDAIIVTAAASHIPPPLVEQLKPGGRMAIPVGPPFQVQQLLLIEKREDGSVVQRSEMPVQFVPLTRGKE